From a region of the Zingiber officinale cultivar Zhangliang chromosome 10B, Zo_v1.1, whole genome shotgun sequence genome:
- the LOC122030212 gene encoding laccase-4-like, with protein MGSPPLLLLFSFLLMLQHATRAEQTRHYKFNIQIANVTRLCSTKSILTVNGQFPGPKIVAREGDRVVVRVTNHVDHNVTIHWHGVRQLRSGWADGPAYVTQCPIQTGQSYVYNFTIVGQRGTLFWHAHISWLRATLYGPIIILPKLGVPYPFGKPYKEVPIILGEWWKTDTEAVISQALQTGGAPNVSDAYTINGLPGPLYNCSAQHTFKLKVKPGKVYLLRLINAAVNDELFFSIANHTVTVVEVDAGYVKPFDTEIVLVSPGQTTNLLLRTKPYFPGAMFLMKARPYATGQATFDNTTVAGFVEYQKPYSVSAFDKKLPLHKPTLPAFNDTSFAANFAGKLRSLATVRFPANVPQSVGRRFFFTVGLGTNPCPVNGTCQGPNGTKFAAAVNNVSFAMPTTALLQAHYFGQSRGVYTPDFPVYPLRQFNYTGTPPNNTMVGNGTKLVVLPFNASVELVMQDTSILGTESHPLHLHGYNFFVVGQGSGNFDPAKDPANFNLVDPVERNTIGVPAGGWVAIRFLADNPGVWFMHCHIEAHMSWGLKMAWLVLDGSLPSQKLPPPPSDLPKCG; from the exons ATGGGTTCCCCGCCTCTTCTCTTGCTTTTCTCCTTCCTGTTAATGCTTCAACATGCTACCCGAGCCGAGCAAACCAGGCACTACAAGTTCAAC ATACAAATAGCAAATGTGACTCGGCTTTGCAGCACAAAAAGCATCCTGACGGTGAACGGGCAGTTCCCGGGGCCAAAGATCGTCGCCAGAGAAGGGGACCGAGTCGTCGTCAGGGTGACCAACCATGTCGATCACAATGTCACCATTCACTG GCATGGAGTTCGGCAGCTGCGAAGCGGCTGGGCGGACGGCCCCGCCTACGTGACCCAATGCCCCATCCAAACAGGGCAAAGCTATGTGTACAACTTCACCATTGTGGGGCAAAGAGGCACTCTGTTTTGGCACGCCCACATCTCATGGCTCAGGGCCACCCTCTACGGCCCTATCATCATCCTTCCCAAGCTTGGTGTTCCCTATCCCTTCGGCAAACCCTACAAAGAAGTCCCCATCATTCTTG GGGAGTGGTGGAAGACTGATACAGAGGCCGTCATTAGCCAAGCTCTTCAGACCGGAGGAGCCCCTAACGTTTCAGATGCCTACACGATCAATGGCCTTCCTGGTCCCTTGTACAACTGCTCAGCTCAAC ATACCTTCAAGCTGAAGGTGAAGCCGGGGAAGGTGTATTTGCTTCGCCTAATCAACGCTGCAGTCAATGACGAGCTGTTCTTCAGCATCGCCAACCACACCGTCACCGTCGTCGAAGTCGACGCTGGTTACGTGAAGCCCTTCGACACCGAGATCGTCCTCGTATCCCCCGGCCAAACAACCAACCTGCTCCTCCGCACCAAGCCCTACTTCCCTGGTGCCATGTTCCTCATGAAGGCCAGGCCCTACGCCACCGGCCAAGCCACCTTCGACAACACCACCGTCGCCGGCTTTGTGGAATATCAGAAACCCTACAGCGTATCCGCCTTCGACAAGAAGCTCCCGCTCCACAAACCAACCCTCCCGGCATTCAACGACACGTCGTTCGCGGCAAACTTCGCTGGAAAATTGCGCAGCCTGGCGACGGTCCGATTCCCCGCCAACGTGCCGCAGTCGGTGGGCCGGCGGTTCTTCTTCACCGTGGGACTGGGGACGAATCCGTGCCCGGTCAACGGGACGTGCCAGGGGCCGAACGGCACCAAGTTCGCGGCCGCCGTCAACAACGTGTCGTTCGCGATGCCGACCACGGCTCTGCTCCAGGCGCACTACTTCGGGCAGTCGAGGGGCGTCTACACGCCGGACTTCCCGGTGTACCCACTCCGCCAGTTCAATTACACCGGAACTCCGCCGAACAACACGATGGTGGGCAACGGGACGAAGCTGGTGGTGCTTCCGTTCAACGCCAGCGTAGAGTTGGTGATGCAGGACACGAGCATTCTTGGCACGGAGAGCCACCCGCTGCACCTCCACGGCTACAACTTCTTCGTCGTGGGACAGGGCTCCGGCAACTTCGACCCCGCCAAGGACCCTGCCAATTTCAACCTGGTGGATCCGGTGGAGAGGAACACCATCGGCGTTCCGGCCGGCGGATGGGTGGCCATAAGATTCCTGGCCGACAATCCAG GTGTGTGGTTCATGCATTGTCACATCGAGGCGCACATGAGCTGGGGCTTGAAGATGGCGTGGCTGGTCCTCGACGGGAGCCTTCCCAGCCAGAAGCTGCCTCCTCCGCCGTCGGACCTACCAAAGTGTGGATGA